In Streptomyces chartreusis, the following proteins share a genomic window:
- the lepB gene encoding signal peptidase I produces the protein MSGAGRRLGVAAVVVGLLGLVLGLGGLAYARVGLGGAVVSSESMTPTYEPGDRIFYERTDGSEVRRGDVVLLSAPDRYGFDALVVKRVIGVGGDRVACCTGTGTAARVTVNGKPIEEPYLKGGEASGGSGIPAYDVRVPEGRLFLLGDNRGNALDSRAFLDDRGGSFAESEIRGRASDSYAVPALIGTAIMLGVVLVLVAVGLGIAARVVRRRGRAPVPVAPNWHLPA, from the coding sequence ATGTCCGGGGCTGGGCGAAGACTTGGGGTCGCGGCCGTCGTAGTGGGGCTGCTGGGGCTGGTGTTGGGGCTGGGCGGGCTCGCGTATGCGCGGGTCGGTCTCGGTGGCGCCGTGGTGTCGAGCGAGAGCATGACGCCGACGTACGAGCCGGGTGACCGGATCTTCTACGAGCGGACCGACGGGAGCGAGGTGCGGCGCGGTGATGTCGTGCTGCTCTCGGCGCCGGACCGGTACGGCTTCGACGCGCTGGTGGTCAAGCGGGTCATCGGAGTGGGCGGCGACCGCGTGGCCTGCTGCACCGGGACGGGGACGGCCGCGCGCGTCACCGTGAACGGGAAGCCGATCGAGGAGCCGTATCTGAAGGGCGGGGAGGCGAGCGGCGGGTCCGGGATTCCCGCCTACGACGTCCGGGTTCCCGAGGGGCGGCTGTTCCTGCTGGGTGACAACCGGGGGAACGCCCTCGATTCGCGGGCCTTTCTCGACGACCGGGGCGGCAGCTTCGCCGAGTCCGAGATCCGCGGGCGCGCGAGCGACAGCTACGCCGTGCCCGCCCTCATCGGTACGGCGATCATGCTCGGGGTGGTGCTGGTGCTGGTCGCGGTCGGGCTGGGGATCGCTGCCCGGGTCGTACGGCGGCGCGGGCGGGCTCCGGTTCCGGTCGCCCCGAACTGGCACCTGCCTGCCTGA
- a CDS encoding fructose-specific PTS transporter subunit EIIC — translation MTIPAGPPPTGGGDGEQQRLRLLAVTACPTGIAHTYMAAEKLAQAAESRGIDMKVETQGSIGAENVLDDNDVKHADGVIVAADKDVDLSRFAGKRVLTVGVAEGIRHPEQLIERVMSAPVHTPGGAPTAPASGGKERSVGYKALMNGVSYMIPFVVVGGLLIAISLSLGGHTDPSGGLVIPKDSFWMDINNIGVIGFTLMVPILSGYIAYAIGDRPALVPGMVGGWIANTGELYDSKAGAGFIGAIVTGFLAGYLVLWIKKVPVPKFARPIMPIIVIPIVATTALGMFFIYVIGKPISWVFENLTDWLSGMTGTSAILLGAILGLMIAFDMGGPVNKTAFLFGAGLIATGNQTVMGMCAAAIPVMPLGQGLATLIRKRLYTEQERETGLASLFMGCFGISEGAIPFAAARPAQVIPANMLGGAVAGAIAGVAGVEDAVPHGGPIVAVLGAVSGVPMFFVAVVIGSAVTALTTVALVDLAERRRRGESRLALGVGAREAVLVGAGVGATGAGAGTGASGSAGVGGVPKQAGPAESAGAAVPGDRADGADTAKEAESADEAEGDGDSGDVLSGYLTEQTVKVRLGAADKEAAIREMAELLGRTGKVVDPEELVATALRREAQGTTGLGEEIAIPHAKTDAVSAPVVGFARSAEGVEWDSPDGTKARLVFMIAVPEAAAGDEHLRILALLSRKLMNAEFRERLLAAPDESAVLGVLREVG, via the coding sequence GTGACCATTCCGGCCGGCCCTCCCCCCACGGGCGGCGGCGACGGCGAGCAGCAGCGGTTGAGGCTGCTCGCCGTGACCGCGTGCCCGACCGGCATCGCCCACACGTACATGGCGGCTGAAAAGCTCGCGCAGGCCGCCGAGAGCCGCGGCATCGACATGAAGGTGGAGACGCAGGGATCCATCGGGGCTGAAAACGTTCTCGATGACAACGATGTCAAACATGCCGACGGCGTCATCGTCGCCGCGGACAAGGACGTGGACCTGAGCCGTTTCGCGGGCAAGCGGGTGCTGACCGTGGGCGTGGCCGAGGGCATTCGTCACCCGGAGCAGCTGATCGAGCGTGTGATGTCGGCGCCGGTGCACACACCGGGGGGTGCCCCCACGGCCCCCGCGTCCGGCGGCAAGGAACGGAGCGTCGGGTACAAGGCGCTGATGAACGGGGTCAGTTACATGATCCCGTTCGTCGTGGTCGGCGGACTGCTGATCGCGATCTCGCTGTCGCTCGGCGGGCACACGGACCCGTCGGGCGGTCTGGTCATCCCGAAGGACTCCTTCTGGATGGACATCAACAACATCGGCGTCATCGGCTTCACGCTGATGGTGCCGATCCTGTCCGGTTACATCGCGTATGCCATCGGCGACCGGCCCGCGCTCGTGCCCGGCATGGTCGGTGGCTGGATCGCCAACACCGGTGAGCTGTACGACTCCAAGGCGGGCGCCGGGTTCATCGGTGCGATCGTGACCGGGTTCCTCGCCGGGTATCTGGTGTTGTGGATCAAGAAGGTCCCGGTCCCGAAGTTCGCGCGGCCGATCATGCCGATCATCGTGATCCCGATCGTGGCGACCACCGCGCTCGGCATGTTCTTCATCTACGTCATCGGCAAGCCGATCTCCTGGGTGTTCGAGAACCTGACCGACTGGCTCAGCGGAATGACCGGCACGAGCGCGATCCTGCTCGGGGCGATTCTGGGCCTCATGATCGCGTTCGACATGGGCGGGCCGGTCAACAAGACGGCGTTCCTGTTCGGCGCCGGGCTCATCGCGACCGGCAACCAGACGGTCATGGGCATGTGCGCGGCCGCGATCCCGGTCATGCCGCTGGGGCAGGGCCTGGCCACGCTGATACGGAAGCGGCTGTACACCGAGCAGGAGCGGGAGACCGGGCTCGCCTCGCTGTTCATGGGCTGCTTCGGCATCTCCGAGGGCGCGATCCCGTTCGCGGCGGCGCGGCCCGCGCAGGTCATCCCCGCCAACATGCTGGGTGGCGCGGTCGCCGGTGCGATCGCCGGGGTCGCCGGCGTCGAGGACGCGGTGCCGCACGGCGGGCCGATCGTGGCCGTGCTGGGTGCGGTGAGCGGGGTGCCGATGTTCTTCGTGGCGGTGGTGATCGGTTCGGCCGTCACCGCGCTGACCACGGTCGCCCTCGTCGACCTGGCCGAGCGCAGGCGGCGTGGGGAATCGCGCCTCGCGTTGGGCGTGGGTGCGCGTGAGGCCGTGCTGGTGGGGGCCGGGGTCGGTGCGACGGGTGCCGGGGCCGGAACGGGCGCGAGCGGTAGTGCCGGCGTCGGGGGCGTGCCGAAGCAGGCCGGCCCGGCCGAGTCCGCCGGCGCCGCCGTGCCGGGCGACCGTGCCGACGGGGCTGACACAGCCAAGGAGGCCGAATCTGCGGACGAGGCCGAAGGCGACGGCGACTCCGGCGACGTCCTCTCCGGCTATCTCACCGAGCAGACCGTGAAGGTTCGGCTCGGGGCCGCCGACAAGGAGGCCGCGATCCGAGAGATGGCGGAGCTGCTGGGGCGGACCGGGAAGGTCGTGGATCCGGAGGAGCTCGTCGCGACGGCGCTGCGGCGGGAGGCGCAGGGGACGACCGGGCTCGGTGAGGAGATCGCGATTCCGCATGCCAAGACGGATGCGGTGAGTGCGCCGGTCGTCGGTTTCGCGCGGTCCGCGGAGGGCGTCGAGTGGGACTCTCCGGACGGTACGAAGGCGAGGCTCGTGTTCATGATCGCCGTACCGGAGGCGGCCGCGGGTGACGAGCATCTGCGGATTCTGGCGCTGCTGTCGCGGAAGTTGATGAACGCGGAGTTCCGGGAGCGGCTGCTGGCGGCGCCGGACGAGTCGGCCGTGCTCGGCGTGCTGCGCGAGGTCGGTTAG
- the ahcY gene encoding adenosylhomocysteinase: MTTVENRQDFKVADLSLAAFGRKEITLAEHEMPGLMAIRKEYAEAQPLAGARVTGSLHMTVQTAVLIETLVALGAEVRWASCNIFSTQDHAAAAIAVGPNGTPENPQGVPVFAWKGETLEEYWWCTEQALTWPNTPTGGPNMILDDGGDATLLVHKGVEYEKDGKVPDVDTAESDEHRVILELLHRTITDGSQKWTQLASEIRGVTEETTTGVHRLYEMQRDGDLLFPAINVNDAVTKSKFDNKYGCRHSLIDGINRATDVLIGGKTAVVCGYGDVGKGCAESLRGQGARVIITEIDPICALQAAMDGYQVTTLDEVVDKADIFITTTGNKDIIMASDMAKMKHQAIVGNIGHFDNEIDMAGLAKFPGIVKDEVKPQVHTWTFSDGKVLIVLSEGRLLNLGNATGHPSFVMSNSFADQTLAQIELFTKPEVYPTGVYTLPKHLDEKVARLHLDSLGVKLTTLRPEQAAYIGVEVEGPYKSDHYRY; this comes from the coding sequence ATGACGACTGTCGAGAACCGACAGGACTTCAAGGTCGCCGACCTCTCCCTGGCCGCGTTCGGCCGCAAGGAGATCACCCTCGCCGAGCACGAGATGCCCGGCCTGATGGCGATCCGCAAGGAGTACGCCGAGGCCCAGCCGCTCGCCGGCGCCCGCGTCACCGGCTCCCTGCACATGACGGTGCAGACCGCCGTCCTCATCGAGACCCTGGTCGCCCTCGGCGCCGAGGTCCGCTGGGCGTCCTGCAACATCTTCTCCACCCAGGACCACGCCGCCGCGGCGATCGCCGTCGGCCCGAACGGCACGCCCGAGAACCCGCAGGGCGTCCCGGTCTTCGCCTGGAAGGGCGAGACCCTGGAGGAGTACTGGTGGTGCACGGAGCAGGCCCTGACCTGGCCGAACACCCCCACCGGCGGCCCGAACATGATCCTGGACGACGGCGGTGACGCCACCCTCCTCGTCCACAAGGGCGTCGAGTACGAGAAGGACGGCAAGGTCCCGGACGTGGACACCGCCGAGTCCGACGAGCACCGCGTCATCCTCGAACTCCTGCACCGCACCATCACGGACGGCTCGCAGAAGTGGACCCAGCTGGCGTCCGAGATCCGCGGCGTCACCGAGGAGACCACGACCGGCGTCCACCGCCTGTACGAGATGCAGCGCGACGGCGACCTCCTGTTCCCGGCGATCAACGTGAACGACGCCGTCACCAAGTCGAAGTTCGACAACAAGTACGGCTGCCGCCACTCGCTCATCGACGGCATCAACCGCGCCACCGACGTCCTGATCGGCGGCAAGACCGCGGTCGTCTGCGGCTACGGCGACGTGGGCAAGGGCTGCGCGGAGTCCCTGCGCGGCCAGGGCGCCCGCGTGATCATCACCGAGATCGACCCGATCTGCGCCCTCCAGGCGGCGATGGACGGCTACCAGGTCACGACCCTCGACGAGGTCGTCGACAAGGCCGACATCTTCATCACCACCACCGGTAACAAGGACATCATCATGGCCTCGGACATGGCCAAGATGAAGCACCAGGCGATCGTCGGCAACATCGGTCACTTCGACAACGAGATCGACATGGCCGGCCTCGCCAAGTTCCCGGGCATCGTCAAGGACGAGGTCAAGCCGCAGGTCCACACCTGGACCTTCTCCGACGGCAAGGTACTCATCGTCCTGTCCGAGGGCCGCCTGCTGAACCTGGGCAACGCGACCGGTCACCCGTCCTTCGTGATGTCCAACTCCTTCGCCGACCAGACGCTGGCGCAGATCGAGCTGTTCACCAAGCCGGAGGTCTACCCGACCGGTGTGTACACGCTGCCCAAGCACCTGGACGAGAAGGTCGCCCGCCTCCACCTGGACTCGCTCGGCGTGAAGCTGACGACGCTCCGCCCGGAGCAGGCCGCCTACATCGGCGTCGAGGTCGAGGGCCCGTACAAGTCGGACCACTACCGCTACTGA